TCGTCTCCTACCCAAAGCACTGTGTTCTTTCTCCATTAAAGCTTTGATCACAGGAGCATTCTCAATGGCGTTGTACGAACACGTAATCTGATTGATCCGAACAAAGGTATTGATTCCCATCACCTTAATCTGTTTTTATCCGTATGGATCTTTGTATTCCTTTGTTAATGATGAGTACGGAGGTTTAATCGCGACAAAGTTTGGAAAATTAACTAAGTTTAGGGTTTTGTATGGATGTGCACGGTGGTGCCTACACAACTCATATCCGAAGTTGTTAATTAGCTTAGATAAGGTACTGATTTTCTTCGTCAATATGTGGCGTTAATCAGCTATGGTGTTTAGGTTATGGATTTTGGTTTTCCCAATTTGTCTTCTTAAACACCTATCTTGAGATGTGTAATAAGTAAACAGATTACCAATTTCGATTAAACCCAATAACTTTCAAAACCGATTAAATGaaaatacaaacaaataacaaGCAGATTGGAAATTAATAATAATGATCTGGTATGTTTATGAAGACGACTGTCCTATCTTTttgtgtttattttttaaaaaagataTTTAGAACTTCATATTAAACATAGCACCAATTATGTCTAAAGTGATTTAAGGCGATGCTGATTTGGAAATTAATTGTAATGACCTGGTATGTATAGTGTAGTAACTGTTAGACCGTATCGCATAATACCCGAACCCGAGCTAATGGGTCGGGCCAAACGTGAACATCTCTAAAGGAGCAATTAGATATAATTATCTAATTCCTTATTTTTAGTTAGATATAGAAAAGGATGTTTATGTTTAACTAGAATTAGGATTATGTTTCAATTAGGATTTCTACCACTATATAACCAATCCATCTGGGATTATTGTGGTTATGAGTGATATTCAGTTTTGAGCAAATTTTCTGAATAAAGGAGAGCTAATTCCTAAAACTCGTGTGTTTAATTAATCGATTGGGACttgaattggtatcagagccggtTCAACATCCCAACGACTGTGTTTGTACCTTCGACATCAACTGAATCGGAGGAAAACAAACCTGTTTTTCGTCGTCAAAGGAACCGACGGGAAGAACACCGGCGGCGGCAAGAGGCAGCAACCGGCGACActgataattagggttttctggCGTCGAAGGTACCGACAAGGGAACTCCAGCGGTGGCAGAAGGTATCGCAAGCAACAGCGGCAGTAGACATCGAAGGCTTTAATTGAAGATTGGAGCGCCTAGGGTTTCTTTTATTTCAGCAGGCTTGAGTTGGGAAAGAAGAAGTAcggttttttattatttaataaaggCAGTATCTTTTCTTTGGAAGGAACAAGTGTTTTTTAAGCATCAGGTGTAAAGTTTATTTTAAAGCAGCGCATCAAGGCTCGAGTACAGATCAGCGGTGTTTGGTTTTTCTTTGTGCCTGGATTGGTTCGATTCTGAGAGTTTATTCAGAATCAAACTAATTTCGCGGATCCGAAGGACTGGATCAAGGCCCGGCTACACCACTTACGTATAAACGAACTAGAAGGAGAAACATGGCTGGTGGTGAAGGTTCGATACCGCCACCGGTTGCAGCAAGGGATCCGGCTTCTACAAGCTTACAATGTCCGATGTTGACTTCAACTAATTACAACATCTGGGCAATTAGGATCAAGGCGGTTTTTCGAGTTCATGGAATATTGCAAGCTTTAGAACCAGGTGAACAAGAGGTAGAAGCCAAAAAAGATGACATGGCGGTAGCACTACTTCTTCAAGCAATACCCGAAGAGCTCGTGTTTCAGGTGGCTCAGTTTCAGAAAGCAAAAGAAATCTGGGAAGCATTGAAGACACGGTATGTTGGGGTTGAACGGGTTCGAGAGGCAAAGATTGAGCAACTGGAAAATGAGTTCGAATCCTTGACGATGAAAGAAACAGAGACAATTGATTCTTTCGCGGGCAGAATAAGTCAGTGGGTTACCAAGGCAGCCAGTTTGGGAACCACCTACGAAGACAAAAAGCTAACCAGAAAGTTATTAGGCTCCGTTCCAGCAAAATATGTTCCAATTGTCGCATCAATTGAGCAGTTCGCAGATTTGAAAGCCATGACGTTTCAGGAAGCTATAGGGAGGCTAAAGACTTTTGAAGACAGAATTAAAAATATTGAATTTGCAGGCGAAAATCAAAGCAAATTGATGTTCGCTGGTGGTGAAAGTTCCTCTAGTCACAAATCCTATAATAACTCAGGGGGGCGTGGGCGAGGAGGTTCTAATAATAGGAGTCGGGGTCGTGGACGTGGTTTGGGTCAAGGGCGAGATACGAGTCAGAACCGAGATAATGGGCAGAACCGTGGTGCAAAGGGCTCAGGTCAAAAAGAATACTGACAACCGACAGAGACCAAAGAAAGATAAATCTGAAATTCAATGTTTCAGATGTGATCAGATGGGTCACTTCGCGTCTAACTGTCCAGAAAGAAGGAAGAATCAAGAGGCTAACTTAGCAGAAACCGAAAAGTTGGATCCAAGTCTTTTTATGCTAGAATGTACAAGTGAGACGGTTTACTTAAATGAAGATAAGGTGATTCCCAAGAAGTTTGAATCCAAGCATATGGAGGAGAACTTGTGGTATTTAGATAATGGAGCTTCAAACCACATGACGGGGAACAAATTAATCTTTTCAGAGCTAAACGAGCGAGTAAACGGTAAGGTACGTTTCGGTGATGATTCTTGTGTTGAAATTGCAGGAAAAGGCTCGATTTTGTTCACAAGCAAAACTGGCGAACATAAAATATTAACGGAAGTTTATTATATACCGAGCCTGCGTTCCAACATAATTAGTCTCGGGCAACTTACGGAGACGGGTTGCAAGGTTGTGATGGAAGATGATGTCTTGCTCGTTTATGACAAAGCAAGAAACCTGTCAATAAAAGTATTTCGCGCCAGTAACCGATTGTACAAGATCAAGTTGATGGTTGGTTCCCCAGTATGTTTACTTTCTAAGCTTGATGACGAATCTTGGCTTTGGCATGCCCGTCTAGGGCACTTAAATTTTGATTCTTTGAAGAGACTGAGTTCGAAAAATATGGTTCATGGGATGTCCGTGATTAATCATCCATCAAACATATGTGACTGTTGCTTGATTGGAAAACAAACCGAGAAGCCGTACCCAAAGAAAGCACTTTTTAGAGCCACAAGACCGCTCGAGCTACTACATGGCGATCTATGTGGTCCTATCACACCAGCTACTCCGGGAGGCTGTAGGTACATGTTCTTAATTGTAGACGATTTCCCACATTATATGTGGTGTTATCTTTTGAAGTCCAAGGATCAAGCGTTCGAAGTATTCAAGCGGTTTAAAGCTTTGGTCGAGAAGGATTTAAAAGAAAAGGTTGGAACTTTCAGAACAGATCGCGGAGGTGAATTCACATCAACCGAGTTCAATGATTGGTGTGAAGTTCAAGCTATCCGAAGACATCTTACTGCTCCATATTCACTACAACAAAACGGGGTCGTTGAGAGAAGAAACCGAACAGTAGTAGGTATGGTAAGGTGTATGCTAAAACAAACAAATGTTCCACAGAGATTTTGGGGCGAGGCCGCAAAGCATGCAGTTTATGTTCTAAATCGAAGTCCAACGAGAGCGGTCGATTCAAAAACACCATACGAGGCACTGCTGAAAAAAAAACCAGATTTAGAATATTTACGGGTATTCGGTTGTGTGGGTTATGCTACAGAACCGAAAGTTAACCTACATAAACTTGATGATAGGGGAATTCCAATGGTTTATTTTGGTTCAGAACCTGGGTTAAAATGTTTCCGTATGTACGACCCAGTTCAGAACAAGATTTGTGTTCGTAGAACAGTACAGTGTGACGAGAAGCGTGGCTGGCAATGGAAGAAAAATACAATTGAACCAGATTTTTTCACGGTTGTTTTTCACGCGGGTCAGGACGAGATTGTGACCGAGACAACCGGTAGCTCAGAGAACGAACCGGTGCACACCCCACAGCATCCGGGGGGTGCGACCGCGTGTCATCAGCAATCGCAAGCAGCAACGGAGGACGCGACCGCAACATCACCAGCAGCTTCGGCCGTGTCAGCAAATATTTCAGGTTCTGGAGAAGTTGACCCAGGTGAGCATATGCCCGAGTTCGATGCTAACTTTGAAAGTGAAACTCCCCTAAGGCGTTCAACGAGACAGAAACGCGTTCCGGTAAAATTTAATGATTTTATTATTCAAGATGGAATTAATCGAGAAGAACCGGAAGAATTGTTACTCACAGCGGAAGATGAGCCGAATTGTTATTCTCAGGCCAAAAGGAACGTGTTTTGGGAAAAAGCAATGCGTGTAGAGTTAGAGTCctttgaaaaaaataaaacatgGACTTTAACGAAACTACCAGATAAAGTTAAACCAATTGGGTTGAAATGGGTTTTTAAAGTCAAGCGAGACGCGTCCGGGAAGATTATTAAATATAAGGCAAGGCTCGTTGCAAAAGGGTACATTCAACAGTTTGGAATTGATTTTGATGAAGTGTTCGCACCAGTTGCACGGATGGAGTCGGTACGCTTATTACTTGCACATGCGGCTTGCAAAGGATGGCAAGTTCATCACTTAGATGTCAAATCAGCATTTTTGAATGGAGATTTGAAGGAAGAAGTATATGTCAGTCAACCGGAAGGTTTTATAAAAAAGGGACATGAAGATAAAGTCTACCGGTTAACCAAGGCGTTGTATGGGCTTcgtcaagcaccacgagcttggaaTCTCAAGCTTGACGGTACATTAAAAATTCTCGGTTTTAAGCGGTGCTCTAAAGAACAAGCAATCTACACGAAACGCGAGGGGAATGATTTAGTTATTACGGGTGTTTATGTAGATGATTTAATTGTTACAAGTTCGAGTGCTAAGAAGATCGAAGAATTCAAGAAACAAATGGAGCAAAAATTCGAGATGAGCGATCTCGGGTTACTTTCTTATTATCTTGATATTGAAGTGATGCAAACTGAGAAGGGAATAACGATCAAGCAGGAGGGATACGCGAAGAAAATTTTAAAAGAAACAAGTTTGTTAGGGTGTAATCCAGCAAAGTATCCTATGGATCCGGGATTAAAACTTACAAAAGATGAGAAAGGCGAACCGGTTGATCCAACAAATTATCGAAGAATGGTCGGATGTCTCCGTTATTTATTACATACAAGACCGGATTTATCTTTTGCAGTGGGGATTGCGAGCAGGTACATGCAAACTCCCATGGCTTCTTACTTAGTTGCAGTTAAACAAATTCTTCGTTATATTGCCGGTACTACGAGTTATGGGTTACGGTACAAGCGGGGTGGAAGTCACAAGATTGTAGGTTACAGTGATAGTAGCCATAATGCTAAAACGGACGATGGAAGGAGCACTACAGGGCACGTATTTTATTTTGGTGAAACACCCGTTTCTTGGTGTTCTCAGAAACAAAATACGGTTGCTTTATCATCTTGTGAAGCGGAGTTTATGGCAGCAACTTCAGCGGCTTGTCAAGCAATTTGGCTTCGGAGCTTATACAATGAAGTCGTTGGTGGAGAGATGGAAAAGATAGTTATTCGGGTGGATAATAAATCGGCCATAGCATTGATgaaaaatcctgtttttcatGGTCGGAGCAAACATATTGATACGCGCGACCATTTCATTCGTGAATGTGTTGAAGATGATCTGGTGGAGATCGAGTATGTAAGCGGAGAAGAGCAAAGGGCCGATATTTTAACTAAAGCACTCGGGAGGATCAAGTTTATTGAATTGCGAGAGTTACTTGGAGTGGAAGGCTTCCCTAGCCCGGTTCGGGTATTAGGGGGGTGATTGTTAGACCGTATCGCATAATACCCGAACCCGAGCTAATGGGTCGGGCCAAACGTGAACGTCTCTAAAGGAGCAGGGGTGTTTAATGTTAATCTTAATTGAAGATAATTATAAGAGTTAGAGATAATTATctaggtaaaggatcctgtaaaaagtgctcaaagtgtgagaagtgtaagaagtgtattataacactatatataatactatataacaccatataaacaccgtataacaatatgtaacaacatataatactatataacactatgtaacactatatatcattatataacaaatataacactatacatctatcatagacatgttatcagacaacctatagtgttatatttgttatataatgatatatagtgttacatagtgttatatggtattatatggtgttacatattgttatacggtgtttatatggtgttatatagtattatatatagtgttataatacacttcttacacttctcacactttaggccctttttacactatccttatcCTAATTATCTAATTCCTTATTTTTAGTTAGATATAAAAAAGGATGTTTATGTTTAACTAGAATTAGGATTATGTTTCAATTAGGATTTCTACCACTATATAACCAATCCATCTGGGATTATTGTGGTTATGAGTGATATTCAGTTTTGAGCAAATTTTCTGAATAAAGGAGAGCTAATTCCTAAAACTCGTGTGTTTAATTAATCGATTGGGACTTGAGTAACTGAATAATGCTTAAGAAGATTTTGATCCAATTGGCTTGATATCATTTGTTGAATAAAGTTTGATGTTGCACTTGACTTTGTGTTGGGTCAGGAATGAATGTCAATGGGAAGGACGATCCGAAGATACCACTTCTGGAACCCTCTGGTGTTGTACTAGATATTAAATCAGTTCGTAATGTGGATCAAGGGGTTAGGACCATTGCATTCAAAATAGGAGGTATAGAATGTACATCATGTTATAAGTACCTTATCAATTTAGTGATTTTTAATGTCAAATATATGCTtatattagagcattcacattcaatcCATCATATTCTCACCCCAAATTACACTAAAGAACACTACactttctctctcattttcaattaaataatattttttatacctttatcattaccttttctctctccttcactcacaaccactttcaaaatatattaaaaaattataggggtgaacagtgtctccccaaatatacagatgaacagtaacattttctctctcccccactcacaaccactttttatactctttatattttaaaaataacaCACACATAATATAATTgcttggatgtgaatgctcttatatcCTGTTATTTTTTCAGCTACAGTGCGAGCATACTTCAAATTGGAAAAGACTGTTTCATTTTTTATTTCTCAAATTACAAGACTAGAGTATGATAGGCGTCCCTGGTACAGAGGTTTGTTACTATAATAAAACTTACCTTTGTTTATTTACTGCATTCATTCAAATACACTTTCGATGAATTTTGAACTCTAATTTGCAATTCTCTATTAGCTATTCTTTCTAATTGACCCGTTAAAACTGGGAGATCGGTTGACCACTCAATTTTTTTTTGCTgtaaaaacatgatttttttcATCTATGTTGCATATCTAGATTCATTTTCCCGATATTTAATCTTTGATTAAAGTAATCGCTTCACTTCTAACttgaattgtgtgtgtttttgtgatTTTGCTTTCAGAAAAAAACTGGAAAAATTGTTGTTCGTAAGAGATGTTGGTGACGTTGAATCGTAGTGGAATTTATTTCATCAACTATATTTGTTTCATTTTGCTAAATGGCATCCTTTGGAGTTCACTAAAAAAAGATTCAATGTAGTAAGGTTATAGTTAACATTCAACCAAATCGAACCGAGTTCAATTCGTATGATTTACTATCTGTTTTGttcataatatatattttatttaatttgtagCTTTATCTCGGTTAGATCAGTTAGTATTTCCTTTGTGTTCTTGGATGTTAGCAGAGTGTTCATTATTCGGTTTCAAACCAATTAAACGTAAAGCCAAACTAAACCGCACCAAAGGCTTTTAAAACATAGTCGCATTACATGTTCGGTTTTCAGTCAAAAGATATGAATTCGGATCAATCGAATTGTGCGctgatttttattttttgtcaCTTAGCCAATCCATTTACATCGGTAGCACGATCTTATATATATGAACTTAGTCAATAATGgttatttttaatgttttttattttcatttttttttattcacattttttttattttcatttttttgtattttcattttttttatccaACCCCATGTATCCCACATGTtttaacctagtatatatataaagtggaaaaggaagaaaaaaagaaaagaaacagataAGTAAATTTAACAAATCATCGACTTGTtgtaaaacaaaataaacaaaagaaaTCCAGAAAgttttttcagaaaaaaaacagaaaaaaatatGATAAGAAAATTTAATATATTGATGATTAAGGGTGGGAAGAAGAACATCAGTTTTAAAAAGCTCGATTTTGGAGCCTCATGGTTTAAATCAGCCCAAAAATAATCAAGTTTTTTCATCATCTGCAACCTTAGCTCCACCAATTATaaagaaaaagagaagaaaaatTAATAATCGATTACAGTTCTAACCTGGAAGATGCACATATGCATGCCGAATAagttaattttaatttttatagtacttttttataaaagtttttttCATGCCAATGAAAATATATGATTCAGAGATATGAAGATATCACCGCACATAAACGCAATGATGTTTGATGGGTTGTTGATAGAGGCGTAAAAAAACCGGTTCCGGTTCACCCCTAGAAAAAGCTCGATTTTGACAAGAAGTTAGAATTGATGACAAATGGTGAAAAGAGGAAGCATCAGTTTTAAAAAGCTCGATTTTGGAGCCTCATGGTTTTAATCAGCCCAAACATTATCAAGTTTCTTCATCATCTGCAACCTTAATTCCaccaattataaaaaaaataaaaaaataatcatGGATTACAGTTCTAACCTAGAAGATGAACATAGGCTAGATAGATACATCATCAGCTTATATAGACAGACAAAGAGATAACATAAAACCCTAGATCGCTATGATTCGGTGAAGGCCCAAATTCGGCAGATTCAGATGCTGAAGCCCATATACTTGGGCCTGCCTTTTGTATGGGGCTAAgatagggctgttcacgagccgaaccgaaccgagcggacctttgctcgtgcttggctcgtttacaaaccgaaccgagcggagcggctcatttCAAACCGAGCatcaaatcaagcgagcatttttcgagcagtaaaaatttcgagcgagcgtcgagcgaagttcgagcgatttggaGAACCGTGTCGCCCAATTTAAATTTGCTAAAagagatagtgacaatgttgggtctcaagtttttatgtctttaaaaacatgcacatttcatggcataatatttttcttatgaataacaatgttgtggctgacgaggtgatgatcatattgcacgaacaattatgttgagagcaggagacgatcgacttagggtaacgGCATGAAACGTTGAGGCGATGAACAGACTGTCGTTTatcggtttagggtttaacttttagttttgattttaatttttattggcgtggttgggctagtacgtatagatatagttgtaaatttgtatatagttggccaaaatctaatagattgttacatataaaactataaatttaatttatatttaagtatatatgtatgtgtaagtgtgtgtgtatatataggtgtatgtgtgtatatatatgtataatttatatttgtgtatatacatgtttatagatgtatgtgtatatgtatatgtatacgtatatatatactatttaaaataataattcgagccgaaccgagccgagcggacctttgctcatgcttggctcgtttccaaaccgaaccgagcagagcggctcgtttacaaccgagcgtcaaatcgaacgagcattttccgagcaatttccgaacgagcgtcgagcgagcgaCGAGCGGCGAGCGATTTGAACGGCCCTAGGCTAAGACAAGTACTTTAGTATATCCAGCTTTGGGCTTTCTCTTATAATTTTAGGATCCAGAACTTATTACTTATGGGTggattttttatcttttttgttTCCAGAAATGAATACTGAAATCTATAActttaaaaaccatgtttaatgtTAAAAGTCATCAtcctaaatatatataaaagagaCTGAGACTATTTTAAGGTAAATAAAAACACTTAAATGGGTTAAGGGTGACTGAGTAAGTATGAGTCGGTTTGGTTTAGTTATCTGTTATAACTTATAACATATATCcaataatttgattttttttcgtGATCAAGTGATTTCGGTTATAGATAGTTTGATTTTCCGGTTATTGGAGATGAGCGTTTGGTTAATATGGGATTAGTTTCAAAATATGATCAAGTTTTGCGTCAAACAAGCCAACGAGTCTTTTAACTTATAAAGGGGAAAAGATGAGAAAAGTAACATGTTATTATTAACCTATAAAGAAGCAAGAtgtatatgcatatatgtgttgTAACATTTGCttagggagtttttcaaaaagaaatataattttcttttttaaccctaaagttttaatctttaacaatttaagtttaaagttttaatctttgtttcctttttaaacctaaagttttaatctttgacaatttaaatttaaagttttagtctttggtaatttaacccctttgattaatttgatttttcacttctaattcaaaagtttccatcttatacaatttaaaccctttgattaatttgatttttcacttctaattcaaaggTTTCCATCTTTTgtgatttaaccactttgatttttttttacttatgtgtagtaatcttggctttgggggttttcaaacaaaaaatggttatgcatatggttgttgtaaccttggctttgggggtttttcaaaaaaaaaaaattacttttcacccaaaacttttatcttttgcaatctatcatcacaactttttttttactttcaactttggtcctttagtGTTTTCGTTTTCCGCAAACTTTttgctttatgcttcgttctaaattttgtgaatttaacacatcgcaacgtgcgtctttggtttaacgtttttacgtttctttctaaattttacgagttaacacgacgcaatgtgcgtgtgtgggtgaacgtttttacatcgtttATTTTATTCCCGTTTGACAGTTCAACatgttataactaaagaatccccgccgcattgcggcgggtcgtaattatAGTTTATAGTTAATTACAAACCAATGGGCTTATAATCTAGTAGTATATCATGATGTGTAGTAAATGTATTCTTCTTTATGTGATTTGTAGTTTTTAGtcatagtggagggttcaaataagaagaaaaattttgtaagaataaaaagcataagttttaaaccaatagaaatgctccattttagttcatttaatatgtgtagttaatattattaataagagcatataggtaaatttctaattgtaattaattagctaactaattaaaaCTTGTAACTCCCAttttaaatatactctttcaagataaaataatttagggtggaggacaattttcgacatgtgtaggataaattttagtatgtgtgGGATAAATTTTAGCATGCGTAGGGTAAATtcggtaagtgtaagatatatatgtaggataaattttgaaatgtgtaggataaaatgttttttcTTTATTAATAAGAGATAATATAATTAATGGAAGAAGTTATaaattatttaatgttttaccattatgtcctttcttctcacattaaatttcttctcaaatgaaccttcccctatatatcaTATGGGTATTAGTGTAGATTTAAAAGTAGGTTTAGAATATTTATGAGTTATTTGTTCCAAAAAAAAGAAAAGTATTGTTacaaattataaatatattatattatattatacatatatacatttgCAAGTTACATGAACAGTAAGTTGCATTTgacttttttttcattttcttttatacTTTTATTCTTCAACTTTTAATATTGACATTGACATTTACAGTCCCTTAACTTTTTAAAAACTTTGTAATTAAGTTTTGCTTGTTTATAAAAACTTGTAACAAATTTCCCAAACATTTGATATATCATttgtaaaattaaaaataaaaatataacggTTGAGGTTTAATGATGACCGGGTTATCTAAACATGTATAATCATGAGGAAAACATAGACTTGGATATTAGAATAACAATAACAGGATCATATGTTTTCTCAGTCGATTTTATTTTTTCAGTTATGGTTCGGTTTGTAGGTTTGTTTGTTACCATAATAGTGTCACCCGTGAAAATGGTACTCTAAAGTAGAGGTGGGCATTATCGGGTATTTTTAcaacccggaaccggttccaacCCAGAACCGGGTATGGATACAAGTGATTGGAACCGGGTTGTCAGTGGAACCAGGTCCGGGTATAACCCGGGTAcacatcatttttttttataaccaGTGGAACCGGTTTCGGGTACAATAGAACCGGGTCCGAGTACTGTGTAGAACCGGTTACGGGTACTGTTTGGAACCGGTTCCACTGCGTATTTCAGAAAAGCTGCTGACGACTACTGTTAAGAACTGGTTCTTAACAGAAAAAgctgttttttttaaatttgtacCGTT
The sequence above is drawn from the Helianthus annuus cultivar XRQ/B chromosome 12, HanXRQr2.0-SUNRISE, whole genome shotgun sequence genome and encodes:
- the LOC110892571 gene encoding uncharacterized protein LOC110892571 translates to MAGGEGSIPPPVAARDPASTSLQCPMLTSTNYNIWAIRIKAVFRVHGILQALEPGEQEVEAKKDDMAVALLLQAIPEELVFQVAQFQKAKEIWEALKTRYVGVERVREAKIEQLENEFESLTMKETETIDSFAGRISQWVTKAASLGTTYEDKKLTRKLLGSVPAKYVPIVASIEQFADLKAMTFQEAIGRLKTFEDRIKNIEFAGENQSKLMFAGGESSSSHKSYNNSGGRGRGGSNNRSRGRGRGLGQGRDTSQNRDNGQNRGAKGSGQKEY